A genomic stretch from Peromyscus eremicus chromosome 6, PerEre_H2_v1, whole genome shotgun sequence includes:
- the S100a1 gene encoding protein S100-A1, with protein MGSELETAMETLINVFHTHSGKEGDKYKLSKKELKDLLQTELSGFLDVQKDADAVDKVMKELDENGDGEVDFQEYVVLVAALTVACNNFFWENS; from the exons ATGGGCTCTGAGCTCGAGACTGCCATGGAGACCCTCATCAACGTGTTCCACACCCATTCGGGCAAGGAGGGGGACAAATATAAGCTGAGCAAGAAGGAGCTGAAAGACCTGCTACAGACTGAACTCTCCGGCTTCCTAGAT GTCCAGAAGGATGCAGATGCTGTGGACAAGGTAATGAAGGAACTGGATGAAAACGGAGATGGGGAGGTGGACTTCCAGGAGTATGTCGTGCTGGTGGCTGCTCTCACGGTGGCTTGTAACAACTTCTTCTGGGAGAACAGTTGA
- the S100a13 gene encoding protein S100-A13 isoform X1, protein MVPPQQALSQSRGAALGWLVTAGAVPSFPNQRRRKLDTSELGVAVFFPWCLKTSALRLQLSFLHPISLPGSPCEDLSSYCGVLMAAEPLTELEAAIETVVTTFFTFAGLEGRKGSLSTNEFKELVTQQLPHLLKDVGSLDEKMKSLDVNQDSELKFNEYWRLIGELAKEIRKEKALEIRKK, encoded by the exons ATGGTCCCTCCTCAACAGGCTCTGTCCCAGTCGCGTGGCGCAGCGTTGGGATGGCTAGTGACAGCAGGGGCGGTCCCCTCTTTTCCGAATCAGCGGAGGCGGAAACTTGACACTTCGGAACTGGGAGTGGCTGTCTTCTTCCCCTGGTGCTTAAAAACTTCAGCCTTGAGGCTTCAGCTCAGCTTTCTGCATCCCATCTCCCTTCCCGG GTCACCCTGTGAAGACCTCAGCTCCTACTGTGGGGTACTAATGGCAGCCGAGCCGCTGACCGAACTGGAGGCAGCCATCGAGACCGTGGTCACCACGTTCTTCACCTTTGCAGGCCTGGAAGGACGGAAAGGCAGCCTGAGCACCAATGAGTTTAAGGAACTGGTCACCCAGCAGTTGCCCCATTTGCTAAAG GATGTAGGCTCTCTAGATGAGAAGATGAAGAGCTTGGATGTGAACCAAGACTCGGAGCTGAAGTTCAATGAGTACTGGAGACTGATTGGGGAACTGGCAAAGGAAATCAGGAAGGAGAAAGCCTTGGAGATCCGGAAGAAGTAA
- the S100a13 gene encoding protein S100-A13 isoform X2 — protein MAAEPLTELEAAIETVVTTFFTFAGLEGRKGSLSTNEFKELVTQQLPHLLKDVGSLDEKMKSLDVNQDSELKFNEYWRLIGELAKEIRKEKALEIRKK, from the exons ATGGCAGCCGAGCCGCTGACCGAACTGGAGGCAGCCATCGAGACCGTGGTCACCACGTTCTTCACCTTTGCAGGCCTGGAAGGACGGAAAGGCAGCCTGAGCACCAATGAGTTTAAGGAACTGGTCACCCAGCAGTTGCCCCATTTGCTAAAG GATGTAGGCTCTCTAGATGAGAAGATGAAGAGCTTGGATGTGAACCAAGACTCGGAGCTGAAGTTCAATGAGTACTGGAGACTGATTGGGGAACTGGCAAAGGAAATCAGGAAGGAGAAAGCCTTGGAGATCCGGAAGAAGTAA
- the S100a14 gene encoding protein S100-A14 isoform X1 has translation MLGGAKRGHEKKKNEELSPHLRPPPLFQADHEPSAPVGQAIGQTTKLTHGRTSVPGTMGQCRSANAEDAQEFSDVERAIETLIKNFHQYSVEGGKETLTPAELRDLVTQQLPHLMPSNCGLEEKIANLGNCNDTKLEFGSFWELIGEAAKSVKMDSPVARS, from the exons ATGTTGGGTGGAGCCAAACGcggccatgaaaaaaaaaagaatgaagagctCTCCCCTCACCTCAGGCCTCCCCCTCTTTTCCAGGCAGATCATGAGCCATCAGCTCCTGTGGGGCAGGCTATAGGACAGACGACAAAACTAACTCACGGAAGGACCAGTGTACCAGGCACCATGGGACAGTGTCGGTCAGCCAATGCTGAG GATGCCCAAGAATTCAGCGATGTAGAGAGGGCCATTGAGACCCTCATCAAGAACTTCCATCAGTACTCTGTGGAGGGTGGAAAGGAGACACTGACCCCGGCTGAACTACGAGACCTGGTTACCCAGCAGCTGCCACACCTCATGCCG AGCAACTGTGGGCTAGAAGAGAAAATTGCCAACCTGGGCAACTGTAATGACACGAAACTGGAGTTTGGAAGCTTCTGGGAGCTGATTGGAGAAGCAGCCAAGAGTGTGAAGATGGACAGCCCTGTTGCCCGGAGCTGA
- the S100a14 gene encoding protein S100-A14 isoform X2, translating to MGQCRSANAEDAQEFSDVERAIETLIKNFHQYSVEGGKETLTPAELRDLVTQQLPHLMPSNCGLEEKIANLGNCNDTKLEFGSFWELIGEAAKSVKMDSPVARS from the exons ATGGGACAGTGTCGGTCAGCCAATGCTGAG GATGCCCAAGAATTCAGCGATGTAGAGAGGGCCATTGAGACCCTCATCAAGAACTTCCATCAGTACTCTGTGGAGGGTGGAAAGGAGACACTGACCCCGGCTGAACTACGAGACCTGGTTACCCAGCAGCTGCCACACCTCATGCCG AGCAACTGTGGGCTAGAAGAGAAAATTGCCAACCTGGGCAACTGTAATGACACGAAACTGGAGTTTGGAAGCTTCTGGGAGCTGATTGGAGAAGCAGCCAAGAGTGTGAAGATGGACAGCCCTGTTGCCCGGAGCTGA
- the S100a16 gene encoding protein S100-A16 has protein sequence MADCYTELEKAVVVLVENFYKYVSKHSLVKNKISKSGFRKMLQKELNHMLTDTGNRKAADKLIQNLDANHDGRISFDEYWTMIGGITSPMANLIRQQECQQEQQGSS, from the exons ATGGCTGACTGCTATACAGAGCTGGAGAAGGCAGTTGTCGTCCTGGTGGAAAACTTCTACAAATATGTATCCAAGCACAGCCTGGTCAAGAACAAGATCAGCAAGAGCGGCTTCCGCAAGATGCTCCAGAAAGAGCTGAACCACATGCTGACG gacacagggaaccGAAAGGCAGCTGACAAACTCATCCAGAACCTGGATGCCAACCACGACGGGCGCATCAGTTTTGATGAATACTGGACCATGATAGGCGGTATCACCAGCCCCATGGCCAACCTCATCCGCCAGCAGGAGtgccagcaggagcagcagggcaGCAGCTAG